A single region of the Cucumis melo cultivar AY chromosome 3, USDA_Cmelo_AY_1.0, whole genome shotgun sequence genome encodes:
- the LOC103496459 gene encoding protein SEEDLING PLASTID DEVELOPMENT 1 — protein sequence MNDFSKSSKDLGKRRQFYSIKPSSSSSFLSKRNNKNVWSSLSCYILRWLQRSITARISLLWLPLSLQNLHSEKEILRIFFFFIIIFLVLLILYHPTSGFLFILQFRNRNWVSEVKKELVRMRALNSHFLLIDLNSSWHSANQIPISTLAYLQNSHSVSKFPSSFRRTRRVRKGVISSESSAPSFRSPEIRRPSSDRLFSGNGLLTNLSNSNSSLDLDSASTSSQSEATAELEMFIELLPLRMRKELRSHTEFRELIEVVLDLGRNPIARFPSGDWPISEEPVKHEDLSHAISKVGDFSDDNRSGMDRSLHRISAIRNRKMQIIGLTCRVGRSISGSAEIIRDLVESGGSILVIGPPGVGKTTLIREIARMLADDHKKRVVIVDTSNEIGGDGDVPHAGIGSARRMQVPNVNMQHTVMIEAVENHMPETIIIDEIGTELEALAASTIAQRGVQLVGTAHGITIDNIIKNPSLQILVGGIESVTLGDEEARKRKVQKTILERKGPSTFTCAVEMISKTECRVHHRLDTTVDAILAGKPPLFEVRHVDTYANHSMGSSPNHVKTLGLHERLPSKDGNIIAHSDSNLEVRQMETYANHSVESSPKHETVLQGRVNLKDLNIIADNDSDIEDDGHFSHQSKSRSVSKKRSPVRVYSYKILESDLLQVAQVLGLENEIDVTDDIEAADAILATSYEMKQNPWIRSVAKFHHLPVFVIKSNTMAQMVKAIRMIINIDSGSISKKPRKTPDIVIEDDAPKRKPSLEEIDALEEVRLAIEYIVIPGGEPVELLPRCSEIVARQLELVESYQLAAEYSSSDPNPRLQILPVRLKNKTLKEPKSSSKSIFEEGTGISRLPLLPE from the exons ATGAATGATTTTTCAAAGAGTTCCAAGGATTTGGGTAAAAGAAGACAATTCTATTCAATTAAACCTTCTTCATCCTCTTCATTTTTGTCCAAACGCAATAACAAAAATGTGTGGTCTTCTTTAAGTTGCTACATCCTCCGATGGCTTCAACGGTCAATAACAGCTCGTATCTCGCTCTTGTGGCTCCCactttccctccaaaatctccaTTCTGAAAAGGAGATACTCcgaatcttcttcttcttcatcatcatatTTCTTGTTCTACTCATTCTCTATCACCCCACATCTGGGTTTCTCTTCATTTTGCAATTTCGTAACAGGAATTGGGTCTCAGAAGTTAAGAAGGAGTTAGTGAGGATGAGAGCTTTGAATTCGCATTTTTTGCTGATTGATCTTAACAGTTCATGGCATTCGGCTAACCAAATCCCTATTTCGACTCTTGCATATCTGCAAAACTCTCATTCCGTTTCGAAATTCCCCTCGTCGTTTCGTCGAACACGTCGCGTGCGTAAAGGGGTTATTTCGTCTGAATCTTCGGCTCCGTCGTTTCGTTCCCCTGAAATTCGTCGGCCGTCCTCTGATCGGTTGTTTTCAGGTAATGGGTTGTTGACGAATCTGTCGAATTCGAATTCTAGCTTGGATTTGGACTCTGCTTCGACTTCGTCGCAGTCGGAGGCTACTGCGGAGTTGGAGATGTTTATTGAACTTTTGCCTTTGAGGATGAGGAAGGAGCTGAGATCGCACACTGAATTTCGGGAATTGATTGAAGTGGTGTTGGATTTGGGGAGGAACCCAATTGCTAGGTTTCCATCGGGGGACTGGCCCATTTCGGAAGAGCCTGTGAAGCATGAAGATCTAAGCCACGCGATATCTAAG GTTGGAGACTTCTCAGATGACAACCGATCTGGCATGGACAGATCTTTGCATCGGATAAGTGCAATTCGAAACCGTAAAATGCAAATTATTGGCCTTACCTGTCGGGTGGGACGTTCTATCTCTGGAAGTGCTGAGATCATCCGTGATTTAGTAGAGAGTGGAGGTTCCATCTTGGTTATTGGACCACCAGGAGTTGGGAAAACCACATTAATCAG AGAAATTGCTCGGATGTTGGCAGATGACCACAAGAAACGTGTTGTTATTGTGGATACTTCCAATGAAATTGGAGGTGATGGAGATGTTCCCCATGCAGGAATAGGCAGTGCAAGGAGGATGCAAGTCCCTAATGTTAACATGCAGCACACG GTTATGATTGAAGCAGTGGAGAACCACATGCCTGAAACCATAATCATTGATGAAATTGGAACAGAACTTGAAGCACTAGCTGCGAGCACCATTGCTCAAAGAGGGGTTCAGCTGGTAGGGACAGCTCACGGGATCACCATTGACAACATCataaaaaatccatcattgcaAATCCTTGTTGGTGGCATCGAG AGTGTGACCCTCGGTGATGAGGAAGCAAGGAAAAGAAAAGTGCAGAAGACAATTCTTGAGAGAAAAGGACCTTCTACTTTTACCTGTGCAGTTGAGATGATATCCAAAACTGAATGTCGTGTTCATCACAGACTGGATACAACAGTTGATGCAATATTAGCAG GAAAACCTCCTCTTTTTGAAGTACGTCATGTAGATACTTATGCTAACCATTCTATGGGGTCATCACCAAATCATGTAAAGACTCTTGGTCTTCACGAAAGATTACCTTCAAAAGATGGTAACATTATTGCACATAGTGACTCTAACCTGGAAGTACGCCAGATGGAGACTTATGCTAACCATTCCGTGGAGTCATCTCCAAAACACGAAACAGTTCTTCAAGGAAGAGTAAATTTAAAAGATCTTAACATCATTGCTGATAATGATTCTGACATAGAAGACGACGGCCACTTTTCTCATCAGTCTAAGAGTAGATCTGTGAGCAAAAAGAGGTCACCAGTGCGAGTCTATTCTTACAAG ATTCTTGAATCTGATCTACTTCAAGTGGCACAAGTATTGGGGCTTGAGAATGAAATAGACGTAACTGATGACATTGAAGCTGCTGATGCAATATTAGCAACCAGCTATGAAATGAAGCAAAACCCATGGATCCGAAGTGTAGCAAAATTTCACCACTTGCCTGTGTTTGTGATCAAG TCAAACACTATGGCTCAAATGGTCAAGGCAATACGAATGATTATAAATATAGACTCCGGCTCTATATCCAAAAAACCACGAAAGACACCTGACATTGTAATAGAAGATGATGCACCAAAAAGAAAGCCATCTCTAGAAGAGATAGATGCGTTGGAG GAAGTTAGACTTGCCATTGAATATATTGTCATTCCTGGTGGAGAGCCAGTGGAACTTCTACCTCGATGTTCCGAAATTGTTGCCCGGCAACTTGAACTTGTTGAAAGTTATCAGTTAGCGGCTGAGTACTCCAGTTCTGATCCAAACCCCAGGTTGCAAATTCTTCCAGTAAGGTTGAAGAACAAGACGCTCAAAGAACCAAAATCAAGTTCAAAATCAATATTTGAGGAAGGAACTGGCATCTCTAGGCTCCCCTTGCTACCTGAATGA
- the LOC103496457 gene encoding uncharacterized protein LOC103496457, giving the protein MEMNKKGSHSKEKPTVGRSSSSSEVKKPAEKDLSSSTFVNQAAICWHESRKKWVDKNSQQQQRMERESMISWSTAYEDLLSTNEPFSEPIPLPEMVDFLVDIWHDEGLFD; this is encoded by the exons ATGGAGATGAATAAAAAAGGTTCCCACTCAAAAGAGAAACCGACTGTGGGCCGTTCTTCATCTTCTAGTGAAGTGAAAAAGCCTGCCGAAAAAGACTTGAGCTCCTCCACATTTGTTAATCAGG CTGCAATTTGTTGGCACGAGAGTAGAAAGAAGTGGGTCGATAAAAATTCTCAACAACAACAAAGAATGGAAAGGGAATCGATGATAAG CTGGTCAACAGCATATGAAGATCTGCTCTCCACTAACGAGCCCTTCAGTGAGCCAATACCTCTTCCT GAGATGGTAGATTTCTTGGTTGATATTTGGCATGATGAAGGGCTTTTCGATTAG
- the LOC103496456 gene encoding serine carboxypeptidase-like: protein MNGSISLCILLSILILSPPSSSAGILDDPRLPPSDFPSAQAEKLIRELNLFPKSDANIIHRNIENSSLIAAGAKKIVERQLRFPLFDDSGVSLEELGHRAGYYKIEHSHAARLFYFFFESRNSKSDPVVIWLTGGPGCSSELAMFYENGPFKITNNLSLVWNEYGWDKVSNLLYVDQPVGTGFSYSSDRQDIRHDENGVSNDLYDFLQAFFDEHPDLVENDFFITGESYAGHYIPALASRIHQGNKAKEGTHINLKGFAIGNGLTDPAIQYKTYPDYALDMGIITKSQHRHINLLVPPCELAIGACGTDGTLSCMASYYVCNAIFTSIMLHAGDMNHYDIRKKCEGSLCYDFSDMEKFLNQQSVREALGVGDIEFVSCSPTVYRAMLVDWMRNAEVGIPALLEDGIKMLVYAGEYDLICNWLGNSRWVHAMQWPGKEEFVASPKVPFLVDGSEAGLLKRHGPLSFLKVHDAGHMVPMDQPRAALEMLKRWTRGTLYEESSDPQTLVADM from the exons ATGAATGGTTCTATTTCTCTCTGTATTTTGctatccattttgattctttctccgCCTTCCTCTTCTGCTGGAATCCTCGATGATCCTCGTCTTCCGCCTTCCGATTTTCCTTCCGCTCAGGCCGAGAAGCTGATCAGAGAGCTCAATTTGTTTCCTAAATCCGATGCCAATATCATCCataggaatatcgaaaattcctCTCTGATTGCCGCCGGAGCGAAGAAAATCGTTGAGAGGCAGTTGAGATTCCCTCTCTTTGATGATTCTGGGGTTTCCTTGGAGGAATTGGGCCATCGTGCTGGATATTACAAGATCGAGCATTCTCATGCTGCGAG GTTGTTCTACTTTTTCTTTGAGTCCCGGAACAGCAAGTCAGATCCTGTTGTTATCTGGTTAACTGGAGGCCCAGGATGCAGTAGTGAATTGGCTATGTTTTACGAAAATGGTCCTTTTAAAATTACTAATAACTTGTCTCTTGTTTGGAATGAATATGGTTGGGATAAG GTATCAAATCTTCTGTATGTAGACCAACCGGTTGGGACTGGTTTTAGCTATAGTTCTGATAGACAAGATATTCGTCATGATGAAAATGGTGTTAGCAATGACCTTTATGACTTTTTACAG GCTTTCTTTGACGAACATCCTGACCTTGTTGAGAATGACTTCTTCATAACCGGAGAATCTTATGCTGGGCATTATATTCCTGCTTTGGCTTCTCGGATTCATCAGGGAAACAAAGCTAAAGAAGGAACTCATATAAACCTTAAA GGATTTGCTATTGGCAATGGGCTTACTGATCCTGCAATCCAATACAAAACTTACCCAGATTATGCATTGGACATGGGCATAATTACGAAGTCTCAACATCGTCATATTAATTTGTTGGTACCACCATGTGAACTGGCAATTGGTGCTTGTG GTACTGATGGCACACTTTCTTGCATGGCTTCTTATTATGTTTGCAACGCCATATTTACCAGCATTATGCTCCATGCCGGTGATATGAAT CATTATGACATTAGGAAAAAATGTGAAGGGAGCCTTTGCTACGACTTCTCAGATATGGAGAAATTCTTGAACCAGCAATCTGTTAGGGAAGCCCTTGGGGTTGGGGATATAGAATTTGTTTCATGCAGTCCTACTGTTTATAGGGCTATGCTGGTGGACTGGATGAGGAATGCCGAAGTGGGTATACCTGCTCTACTCGAGGATGGGATCAAGATGCTTGTATATGCTGGCGAATATGATCTGATCTGCAATTGGCTAG GCAATTCAAGATGGGTACATGCAATGCAATGGCCCGGTAAGGAGGAGTTCGTGGCTTCTCCTAAGGTCCCCTTCTTGGTTGATGGTTCAGAAGCAGGATTGCTTAAAAGACATGGCCCCCTCAGTTTTCTCAAG GTTCATGATGCGGGGCACATGGTCCCCATGGATCAGCCCAGAGCTGCATTAGAGATGCTGAAGAGGTGGACTCGGGGCACACTCTATGAAGAATCATCTGATCCGCAAACCTTGGTCGCGGATATGTGA
- the LOC103496454 gene encoding U11/U12 small nuclear ribonucleoprotein 31 kDa protein, whose translation MARKGKKTNNPTSDSDEDETFYYRYPSAASSAPPLPSSSQSHFSSQSHSHSSTKSGGGSGGLVPSKSTVYVSNFDYSLTNSDLHTLFSTFGKIARVTVLKDRQTRKSRGVAFVQFISQDDAVKAAKQMHGKILNGRVLKAAIATDNGRAAEFIRKRVYKDKSRCYECGAVDGHLSYECPKNQLGPRERPEPKRGRRGGVGARHEEDWGSDVGEAFEDDNWASVVDGDADQRLLTGGENIVEKKKAKKASYFSDESGEDD comes from the coding sequence ATGGCGCGCAAGGGAAAGAAAACCAATAACCCTACTAGCGACAGCGACGAGGACGAAACTTTCTATTACCGGTATCCCTCCGCTGCCTCTTCTGCCCCGCCGCTGCCTTCGTCTTCACAGTCGCACTTCTCATCGCAATCGCACTCACACTCTTCCACTAAGTCCGGCGGTGGTTCCGGAGGTTTGGTTCCTTCGAAGTCTACTGTCTATGTTTCCAATTTCGACTATTCACTCACTAATTCCGACCTCCACACTCTCTTCTCCACCTTTGGTAAGATCGCTCGTGTTACGGTGTTGAAAGATAGACAGACTCGCAAGTCTCGCGGCGTTGCCTTCGTGCAGTTTATTTCTCAGGACGACGCGGTGAAGGCCGCGAAACAGATGCACGGGAAGATTTTGAATGGCCGTGTTCTTAAGGCTGCTATAGCGACTGATAATGGTCGCGCCGCTGAGTTTATAAGGAAGAGGGTTTATAAGGATAAGAGTAGGTGCTACGAGTGCGGCGCAGTTGATGGGCATTTGTCTTATGAATGCCCTAAAAATCAATTGGGGCCAAGGGAGCGACCAGAACCGAAGCGAGGGAGAAGGGGTGGAGTTGGTGCTAGGCACGAGGAGGATTGGGGATCGGATGTTGGAGAAGCGTTTGAGGATGACAATTGGGCCTCGGTGGTGGACGGAGATGCAGACCAGAGACTCCTGACTGGCGGTGAGAACATTGTAGAGAAGAAAAAGGCGAAGAAAGCAAGTTATTTCAGTGACGAGAGCGGCGAAGATGATTAA
- the LOC103496453 gene encoding protein WHAT'S THIS FACTOR 9, mitochondrial → MILQITRIPHRFTQIRAFVDAKVKWVRDPYLDFAVQREKNLKQVISLKNIIISSPLTSVPLSSVSLLKQNLKVPTTTISKFFELYPSVFIQFQPSLGLHPHVKITSQALLLHKEESTIHNSRPHRDDVAKRLAKLLMLTGAGKLPLYVIEKLQWDLGLPYRFIPTLLADYPDYFQVCSVKDCLTGEQTLALELLSWRKDLAVSELKKREYLEGNFGSRKRNRIAFPMSFPRGFDLQKKVMNWVEEWQHLPYISPYENAFHLAPNSDQAEKWAVAVLHELLYLTISKKTEKENIYCLGDYLGFGSRFKKAIVHHPGIFYVSNKIRTQTVVLREAYKKDFLLEKHPLMGMRHQYLHLMNKVIRKPRPGIILASSRGKRRNIAFANKEV, encoded by the coding sequence ATGATTCTACAAATTACTAGAATCCCTCATCGTTTCACCCAGATTCGTGCTTTTGTTGATGCAAAGGTCAAATGGGTTAGAGATCCATACCTTGATTTTGCAGTTCAAAGAGAGAAAAACCTCAAACAAGTAATTTCCCTCAAGAATATAATCATTTCGAGTCCTTTAACATCTGTTCCACTTTCTTCTGTCTCTTTGCTTAAACAGAACCTCAAAGTTCCCACTACCACCATCTCCAAGTTCTTCGAGTTATACCCTTCTGTTTTCATCCAATTCCAGCCTAGTCTTGGCCTCCATCCTCACGTCAAAATCACCTCACAAGCTTTACTTCTCCACAAGGAAGAATCAACCATTCATAACTCTCGACCTCATAGAGATGATGTTGCGAAGAGGTTAGCAAAACTATTGATGCTCACAGGGGCTGGAAAATTGCCCCTATATGTTATTGAGAAGCTGCAATGGGATTTGGGTTTACCGTATAGGTTCATTCCAACCCTTCTTGCTGATTATCCTGACTATTTTCAAGTTTGTAGTGTGAAAGACTGTTTAACAGGTGAACAAACTCTTGCATTAGAGCTACTTTCTTGGAGGAAAGACCTTGCAGTCTCTGAATTGAAGAAAAGGGAATATCTGGAAGGCAATTTTGGGAGTAGGAAAAGAAATCGTATTGCATTTCCAATGAGTTTCCCGAGGGGTTTTGATTTGCAAAAGAAAGTGATGAATTGGGTGGAGGAGTGGCAGCATCTGCCCTACATTTCGCCCTACGAGAATGCATTCCATCTAGCACCAAATAGTGACCAAGCTGAGAAATGGGCTGTGGCTGTTCTCCATGAGTTGCTTTACCTTACGATCTCAAAGAAAACCGAAAAGGAGAACATCTACTGCTTGGGAGACTATTTGGGGTTTGGCTCTAGGTTTAAGAAAGCCATAGTTCATCACCCAGGTATATTTTATGTATCAAACAAGATTAGAACACAAACTGTGGTTCTTAGGGAGGCTTATAAGAAGGATTTTTTGTTAGAGAAGCACCCTTTGATGGGGATGAGGCATCAGTACCTTCACCTTATGAACAAAGTGATAAGGAAACCTAGACCAGGTATCATATTAGCTTCTTCCAGAGGTAAAAGACGCAATATTGCATTTGCCAATAAAGAAGTTTAA